CGTCGCAAATCTGCGATCTTGGCTTGTGCGGGGTCCCCAGCCAACTTCTGAGAAAGAACTTTGAGTGGACGCCGGAAGAGCAATCCACGTTTGAACGACACGCTGCCGGTGGGGCTGGAATCTTGAAAGGGAACCGTCTTCTTGCGGAATACGCACCGATTGTGCGGCAGCACCATTCCCGGTTTGAATTGGAACCCGAAGCTCCGGTTGAAAGCCGAATCTTGTCGGCTTGCTCAGACTATCTCCAGCTCATTCGGCATGTCGGGAAGGAGCGCGCATTGGTTGCTCTGGATCGTCAATCGGGATTCCACTACGATCCGTGGGTGGTGAAGGCAATCAGAGAGGTGGTCGCTAAGGATGAATAAGATCAAGATCAACTGGCGTGATCCACTGTTGCTAATCGTGCTCTTCGCGTTCTTGTACCGGCTGATCGGCGTCGGGTGGGGGTTACCCAACGAGATTCGAGCGATTTCCTTGCACCCGGATGAGCAGGTGAACTTGCTCATTGCCCGTCAAGGTATTGAGCCGGGGAAGTTTGATTTCACTCCGGGGTTTTACAACTACGGAACTTTGTACTTCACGTTTCTCCGGTTCGTTTCCGATGTCGTCGGAGTTTATTCTGGCGGGTTTGATGCTCAGGGCCAACTGACCCCTGCTGGGATGGGTTCGGTTCATCTGGTCGCTCGTGTTTTCAACTGCCTGTTCGGAGCGATCACTTGTGGATTGGTGTTTGCAATCGGGCGGCGGTTTCTGAGCACGGTTGGCGCGGGGTTTGCCGCGGCTGCTTGCGTCGTCGCTCCGGCCTTGGTGGTCCATTCTCGGTTTCAAACGGTGGATGCCATGGCGACAATGTTTGCCGTCGCCTCGCTGTATTGGTGTATTCGCGGCCTAGATTCTGGCGAGAAGTTAAGACGCGCCGCGATTTGGGCGGGCGTATTTGCTGGCCTGAGTGCAGGGACGAAGTATGTGGGATTCGCGGCTGCATTGGCAATGATTCCGGTTGTGTTTTTGCGCTCATCCATTTCGGGCCAAGGATCTGCCGTCGAGACTGGGTCTAGAAAATGGCTGGAAGCCGGGGTTGCCCTTATTGTTGCAATCGTGGTGTTCTTAATCACGACCCCAGGAGCACTGCTGGAGAATGCGGTATTTATTCGAGACTTCACCTTTGAGCTCAACCACAGCAAAGAGGGGCACGGAATTGTCTTTGCCCAAACGGCCCCGGCGTTCTTGTATCACCTCGGAAATCTCTGGCTAGGATTCAGCTTGATGGGTCTCCTTGTCGGGCTCTATGCTTTCGCACGAGGTGCAATGTTGAAGTCAGCACCCATCATCGTTTGCGCGGTGTTCTTCGTGCTGATGTACGGAGCGGTTTCGGGAGGGCAGATCAAGTTCATGCGCTACATTCTCCCGACGATTCCAGCCCTGGCGCTCGGCCTAGGATATGTGATCGATCTGATGCGGGCGAAGTCCGATCTTGGCAAAAGGATCGGCGTCGTTCTTGGACTTGCTGTGGTTGGTGGCCTGGATAAATCAGGGTTTGTCGCCTCGGGAACGATGACGGCACAGATGTTGGCAGTTGATCCACGCGATTTGGCCGGGAAGTTTTTGAAGGACAAGAACGAAGTTGGCCTTGTGAGCGATCCCTGGTTCTGGTCGGCGACGGTTCATCCCGAAGTACCGATGACCAGAATGTTTGGCCCGAAGCGGCTGATGGAGATGTGGGCTGGCTGGTCCTCGCCAAAGATCGTTCGGTACATCCCGGAGAATCCTGCGGAGCGGTACGACTGGGATAAGCGGCTCATCACCGAATTGAAGCCAGAGTACATCACCTTCAGCTCGTTTGAGTACGGTCCGGTCCAGCGAATCGCGGACAGTAAGGGAGGCACCGATGTCGAAAAGCTCTTTGCATCCCGTTACACCGAGTTCGTTGAAGAACTGGGCAAAGCTTACGAAATTTTTCCGGGGCCGTGGGACGACGGACTGGGGCACCGACTCATGGTAGAGGATATGGAGTACATCCACCCGAGGGTGACGATTTGGAAACGCAAAACGCCCTGATCGAGTCGGTCGAGTGGTTCCTTGACCACCTGAAGGTGGAAAAAGGAGCTTCGCCGCACACTTTGGAGGCGTATTCGCGCGACCTCACAGAAGCAGTTTCTTGTTTTTCACAGCTTAGTGCTTGGGATGCCCTGACGGACGAAATGATGCTCGCTTGGGATTCGCACTTAGCCTCCCAAAGCTCGGCACGGTCGGCCCAGAGGAAGGCCTCGGCGCTGCGGTCGATGTTGAAGTTTTTGAAACGTAACGGCGTGGCGATTCAGATTGATCTGCCTTCGACTGGTGGATTTCGAGTTCCCAAACGGCTGCCAAAGGCACTGCCAGTGGCCGTCGTCAACGACGTGCTGGCAGGTGCCGAAACGGATTCGCGTTTAGCACCCAGGAACTTATGCCTCTTAGAAGTCTTGTTTGGCTGTGGACTTCGAGTTTCAGAAGTGGTCACTCTCCGAACTTCTGAGGTTGATCTGGATGCTGGTGTCCTGCGGGTCACTGGCAAACGGGGGAAAATGCGCGTTGTGCCCATGCCTTCTGGAACATCGACGTCCCTTCAGAACTGGCTTGAGAACGAAAGAAAGGGCCTCTTGAAGAAGCCTAGTGGACTGGTTTTTATCTCGGCCCGAGGAAGTGCCCTCTCGCGACAGGCGGTTTACGGAATCATCGCCGCCGCCGCCCGCGCTGGCGGAGTCACTGGTCATGTCGGCCCTCACACGATGCGGCACTCCTATGCGGTGTCTTTACTGAAGGGCGGCGCGGATTTGAGGGCGGTTCAAGAGCTCTTGGGACATGAGTCGGTGGCCACCACGCAGGTTTACACTGAGCTAGCTGACGATGAGATTAAGAGTCGGTACTTGTCGGCGCACCCGCGGGGGTGAGTGTTGAGAGCCAACTCTCTGCCTGTTTTGGCCACCGGAAAACTAGGACTTCATGGTTTGGGCTGGACTGCCATTCGTGCATTCTCTTTCGCTTGCTGTTGAAGGATTTGAAGTGCCAGAGGATGGTTGATTCGCTGGTCAGGAGCCGTGTCATGCTCTCATTGTTTCCGTTGCAGCACTTTTCGCCGAGAATGCCTCGTTTGATGCACCTGACCACGAGGCGGCCGAATGAAAGCCACCT
The DNA window shown above is from Armatimonadota bacterium and carries:
- a CDS encoding HD domain-containing phosphohydrolase — its product is MIGWLVTGLMCAAMIGFTAWHLPILRVARQRRLAKGIGVAVEHRSPFLAGSVDALEQLVAAVALEMSLSARQREKVRIASQICDLGLCGVPSQLLRKNFEWTPEEQSTFERHAAGGAGILKGNRLLAEYAPIVRQHHSRFELEPEAPVESRILSACSDYLQLIRHVGKERALVALDRQSGFHYDPWVVKAIREVVAKDE
- a CDS encoding glycosyltransferase family 39 protein gives rise to the protein MNKIKINWRDPLLLIVLFAFLYRLIGVGWGLPNEIRAISLHPDEQVNLLIARQGIEPGKFDFTPGFYNYGTLYFTFLRFVSDVVGVYSGGFDAQGQLTPAGMGSVHLVARVFNCLFGAITCGLVFAIGRRFLSTVGAGFAAAACVVAPALVVHSRFQTVDAMATMFAVASLYWCIRGLDSGEKLRRAAIWAGVFAGLSAGTKYVGFAAALAMIPVVFLRSSISGQGSAVETGSRKWLEAGVALIVAIVVFLITTPGALLENAVFIRDFTFELNHSKEGHGIVFAQTAPAFLYHLGNLWLGFSLMGLLVGLYAFARGAMLKSAPIIVCAVFFVLMYGAVSGGQIKFMRYILPTIPALALGLGYVIDLMRAKSDLGKRIGVVLGLAVVGGLDKSGFVASGTMTAQMLAVDPRDLAGKFLKDKNEVGLVSDPWFWSATVHPEVPMTRMFGPKRLMEMWAGWSSPKIVRYIPENPAERYDWDKRLITELKPEYITFSSFEYGPVQRIADSKGGTDVEKLFASRYTEFVEELGKAYEIFPGPWDDGLGHRLMVEDMEYIHPRVTIWKRKTP
- a CDS encoding tyrosine-type recombinase/integrase, with protein sequence METQNALIESVEWFLDHLKVEKGASPHTLEAYSRDLTEAVSCFSQLSAWDALTDEMMLAWDSHLASQSSARSAQRKASALRSMLKFLKRNGVAIQIDLPSTGGFRVPKRLPKALPVAVVNDVLAGAETDSRLAPRNLCLLEVLFGCGLRVSEVVTLRTSEVDLDAGVLRVTGKRGKMRVVPMPSGTSTSLQNWLENERKGLLKKPSGLVFISARGSALSRQAVYGIIAAAARAGGVTGHVGPHTMRHSYAVSLLKGGADLRAVQELLGHESVATTQVYTELADDEIKSRYLSAHPRG
- a CDS encoding adenylate kinase, coding for MTPRRILISGVTGSGKSTLAKAVSYRTGLPLIEVDEIAWLPGWAEPPLVEQEARIDQLTSQPGWVIDSDYRRFRSIIDPRTDLIVCLDYPRWLSFGRLVVRCIKRGILGEKCCNGNNESMTRLLTSESTILWHFKSFNSKRKRMHEWQSSPNHEVLVFRWPKQAESWLSTLTPAGAPTSTDS